A genome region from Baekduia alba includes the following:
- a CDS encoding DEAD/DEAH box helicase has translation MELAAASDRPNVDMRRGPDGKPIVVLGFPYDPHIVAVVRQIPHRRFDWDTREWWAPVDDWAAVHVAEVLKRFPKLTSSAQIDIWLRGVGERWVGRVRTTRYDGRGWWVLDTRAGTVPEALLEGSVEVEGVLLAPLTRAGAEALGEARGAKLDGAAMRCVLALEHGGEAPPARLALNVNVDGESFLLETLWDPTIGDAFERLPGTSDGGRSLPLDPWVVTHLDGFLAAHGVHVDAPAEAALEDLREEAAEAQAQIRRSKATEGDPLTEVAERMGGELQPFQWAGVRYLLDARRAFLSDEQGLGKTVQALATMEADDAFPAIVICPASLKLNWLRETKKWLPHRSVTIVEGGVAVPKTGDITILNYEVVGKHYETLARLRPAAVIVDESHYCKNPRAKRTQAVRKLSESVVQGGLRVALTGTPVLNHAEELISQLRIIGRLDEFGSGARFSRQFQGVLTEERLHWHLRRSCFVRRLKSEVLPQLPAKRRVVVPVSLDNEREYRVAERDVVEWLRSQPLELGDLNAKIAATLRAERLAQLGALQRLAARGKLTAALAWIHDFLASGEPLVVFARHREVQEAVLERFPDALHLFGRDKIEAREESVREFQTPDGPQLIVCATRVAAQGITLTRASNVAFLELEWTPALHDQAEDRTHRIGQTDSVTAWYLLAADTIDETMAELVERKRGIVDAVTDGKRIDGENVVEGVIRVLRGDEPYRHLRPVA, from the coding sequence GTGGAACTGGCCGCCGCCTCCGACCGCCCCAACGTCGACATGCGCCGGGGCCCCGACGGCAAGCCGATCGTGGTCCTCGGCTTCCCCTACGACCCGCACATCGTCGCGGTCGTCCGCCAGATCCCGCACCGGCGCTTCGACTGGGACACGCGCGAGTGGTGGGCGCCCGTCGACGACTGGGCCGCGGTCCACGTCGCGGAGGTGCTCAAGCGCTTCCCGAAGCTGACGTCGTCCGCGCAGATCGACATCTGGCTGCGCGGCGTCGGCGAGCGCTGGGTCGGCCGGGTGCGCACCACGCGCTACGACGGCCGGGGCTGGTGGGTCCTCGACACGCGCGCGGGCACGGTGCCCGAGGCGTTGTTGGAGGGATCGGTCGAGGTCGAGGGCGTGCTGCTCGCGCCGCTGACACGAGCCGGGGCGGAGGCCCTGGGCGAGGCGCGCGGCGCGAAGCTGGACGGCGCGGCGATGCGCTGCGTGCTCGCGCTCGAGCACGGTGGCGAGGCGCCACCCGCGCGGCTGGCGCTCAACGTCAACGTCGACGGCGAGTCGTTCCTCCTGGAGACGCTGTGGGACCCGACGATCGGCGACGCCTTCGAGCGGCTGCCCGGCACGTCGGACGGCGGCCGATCGCTGCCGCTGGACCCGTGGGTCGTCACGCACCTCGACGGCTTCCTGGCCGCGCACGGCGTCCACGTCGACGCGCCGGCCGAGGCCGCGCTGGAGGACCTGCGCGAGGAGGCCGCCGAGGCCCAGGCGCAGATCCGCCGGTCCAAGGCGACCGAAGGCGATCCCCTCACCGAGGTGGCCGAGCGCATGGGCGGCGAGCTGCAGCCGTTCCAGTGGGCCGGCGTGCGCTACCTGCTCGACGCGCGGCGCGCGTTCCTCTCCGACGAGCAGGGCCTGGGCAAGACCGTCCAGGCGCTCGCGACGATGGAGGCCGACGACGCGTTCCCGGCCATCGTGATCTGCCCCGCGTCGCTGAAGCTCAACTGGCTGCGCGAGACCAAGAAGTGGCTGCCGCACCGCTCGGTCACGATCGTCGAGGGCGGCGTCGCGGTCCCGAAGACCGGCGACATCACCATCCTCAACTACGAAGTCGTCGGCAAGCACTACGAGACGCTGGCCCGGCTGCGGCCCGCGGCCGTGATCGTCGACGAGTCCCATTACTGCAAGAACCCGCGCGCCAAGCGCACGCAGGCGGTCCGCAAGCTGTCGGAGTCCGTGGTGCAGGGCGGGCTGCGCGTGGCGCTGACCGGCACGCCGGTGCTCAACCACGCGGAGGAGCTGATCTCGCAGCTGCGGATCATCGGCCGGCTGGACGAGTTCGGGTCCGGCGCGCGCTTCTCCCGCCAGTTCCAGGGCGTGCTGACCGAGGAGCGCCTGCACTGGCACCTGCGCCGCTCGTGCTTCGTGCGCCGCCTCAAGAGCGAGGTGCTGCCGCAGCTGCCGGCCAAGCGCCGGGTCGTCGTCCCGGTGTCGCTGGACAACGAGCGCGAGTACCGCGTCGCCGAGCGCGACGTGGTCGAGTGGCTGCGCTCCCAGCCGCTGGAGCTCGGCGACCTCAACGCGAAGATCGCCGCGACGCTGCGCGCGGAGCGCCTGGCCCAGCTCGGCGCGCTGCAGCGCCTGGCGGCGCGCGGCAAGCTCACCGCCGCGCTGGCGTGGATCCACGACTTCCTCGCCTCCGGCGAGCCGCTCGTGGTCTTCGCCCGCCACCGCGAGGTCCAGGAGGCGGTGCTCGAGCGCTTCCCCGACGCGCTGCACCTCTTCGGCCGCGACAAGATCGAGGCGCGCGAGGAGTCCGTGCGCGAGTTCCAGACGCCGGACGGCCCGCAGCTCATCGTGTGCGCCACCCGCGTCGCCGCCCAGGGCATCACGCTCACGCGCGCCTCCAACGTCGCGTTCCTCGAGCTCGAGTGGACGCCGGCGCTGCACGACCAGGCCGAGGACCGCACGCACCGCATCGGCCAGACCGACTCGGTCACCGCCTGGTACCTGCTGGCCGCCGACACGATCGACGAGACGATGGCCGAGCTGGTCGAGCGCAAGCGCGGGATCGTCGACGCCGTGACCGACGGCAAGCGCATCGACGGCGAGAACGTCGTCGAGGGCGTCATCCGCGTGCTGCGCGGCGACGAGCCCTACCGGCACCTGCGGCCGGTCGCGTAG
- a CDS encoding MerR family transcriptional regulator — protein MSDVTEAPERTIDDGDLTIDELAQRTGMTVRNIRAHQSRGLLPPPEVRGRTGYYGQAHLDRIELIREMQGQGFNLEAIRRLVDAAPGSSEEPLRFLRAVAEPYTEDQPEVLSADDLAARWGTTDTALLRRAIKLGLLRPLGDGSFEDVTPRLTRAGKELERLGIPAETAMQLAGTIRKHADGVARAYVKLFVEEVWKPFEAAGAPEERWPEVRDALERLRPLAADTLLAIFGVAMADASEQAFGREIERLQRRKKH, from the coding sequence GTGTCCGATGTCACGGAGGCACCCGAGCGCACGATCGACGATGGCGACCTGACCATCGACGAGCTCGCCCAGCGCACGGGGATGACCGTCCGCAACATCCGGGCGCACCAGTCCCGCGGCCTGCTGCCGCCCCCTGAGGTGCGCGGCCGGACCGGCTACTACGGCCAGGCCCACCTGGATCGCATCGAGCTGATCCGCGAGATGCAGGGCCAGGGCTTCAACCTGGAGGCCATCCGCCGCCTGGTCGACGCGGCGCCGGGATCGAGCGAGGAGCCGCTGCGCTTCCTCCGCGCCGTCGCCGAGCCCTACACCGAGGACCAGCCCGAGGTGCTGAGCGCCGACGACCTCGCCGCGCGCTGGGGGACGACCGACACCGCGCTGCTGCGGCGCGCGATCAAGTTGGGGCTGTTGCGCCCGCTGGGCGACGGGTCGTTCGAGGACGTCACGCCGCGGCTCACGCGCGCGGGCAAGGAGCTCGAGCGCCTCGGCATCCCGGCCGAGACGGCGATGCAGCTCGCCGGCACGATCCGCAAGCACGCCGACGGCGTCGCCCGCGCCTACGTGAAGCTGTTCGTCGAAGAGGTGTGGAAGCCCTTCGAGGCCGCCGGCGCGCCCGAGGAGCGCTGGCCCGAGGTCCGCGACGCGCTGGAGCGCCTACGCCCGCTGGCCGCCGACACGCTCCTGGCGATCTTCGGCGTCGCGATGGCCGACGCCTCCGAGCAGGCGTTCGGCCGCGAGATCGAACGCCTCCAGCGCCGCAAGAAGCACTAG
- a CDS encoding glutamine amidotransferase-related protein — translation MSATRITVLGDHTPSYPTHLEIDAVLARLREQGFDAGWVETDAPEAAELGAPGSVDGLWIAPGGPYRDVDALLAAIGRARAGGVPLLGTCGGYQHIALELGAALAGVEDPRHAESDPDAADPFIAPLDCRVDGERRTVTCTPGTRLAELLGTEPFAGHFVCGFAPTDAAAEALERAGVRIAARAQDVGAAALELPGHPFLMATLFHPQVGTLAGEPLSPLITAFTDAARRSCGAHAHG, via the coding sequence ATGAGCGCGACTCGCATCACCGTCCTGGGCGACCACACCCCGTCGTACCCGACGCACCTGGAGATCGACGCCGTGCTGGCGCGGCTGCGCGAGCAGGGGTTCGACGCGGGTTGGGTCGAGACCGACGCGCCCGAGGCCGCGGAGCTCGGCGCGCCCGGCTCGGTCGACGGCCTCTGGATCGCGCCCGGCGGGCCTTACCGCGACGTCGACGCGCTGCTGGCGGCGATCGGCCGCGCCCGCGCCGGCGGGGTCCCGCTGCTCGGGACCTGCGGCGGCTACCAGCACATCGCGCTCGAGCTGGGCGCCGCGCTCGCCGGCGTCGAGGACCCGCGGCACGCCGAGTCCGACCCCGACGCCGCGGACCCGTTCATCGCGCCGCTGGATTGCCGCGTCGACGGCGAGCGCCGGACCGTGACCTGCACACCCGGCACGCGCCTGGCCGAGCTGCTCGGGACCGAGCCGTTCGCCGGCCACTTCGTCTGCGGCTTCGCGCCGACCGACGCCGCGGCCGAGGCCCTGGAGCGCGCCGGCGTCCGGATCGCCGCCCGCGCGCAGGACGTCGGCGCCGCGGCCCTCGAGCTCCCCGGCCACCCGTTCCTGATGGCCACCCTCTTCCACCCACAGGTCGGCACCCTCGCCGGCGAGCCCCTCTCCCCGCTGATCACCGCCTTCACCGACGCGGCCAGGCGATCCTGCGGCGCGCACGCCCATGGCTGA
- a CDS encoding RNA polymerase sigma factor: MRARNDPSTFGDVYLAYHDQVLRYLVRQTLDPEVAFDLMAETFAEMLAGIEGFRGATEDEGRQWMWTIARHQLYRWRDRGRVERRHLERIGAEVPRLAPEEFDRIEDLADLERFRPILERALATLSEDQREVLRLRVVEHRPYDEIGELLGASAGAIRIRVSRALRDLARTLDTVAASESLLT; this comes from the coding sequence GTGCGGGCTCGGAACGACCCGAGCACGTTCGGCGACGTCTACCTCGCCTACCACGACCAGGTGCTGCGCTACCTCGTCCGCCAGACCCTCGACCCCGAGGTCGCCTTCGACCTGATGGCCGAGACGTTCGCCGAGATGCTCGCCGGGATCGAGGGCTTCAGGGGCGCCACCGAGGACGAGGGCCGCCAGTGGATGTGGACGATCGCCCGCCACCAGCTCTACCGCTGGCGCGATCGCGGCCGGGTCGAGCGCCGGCACCTGGAGCGCATCGGCGCCGAGGTCCCGCGGCTCGCGCCCGAGGAGTTCGACCGCATCGAGGACCTCGCCGACCTCGAGCGCTTCCGCCCGATCCTCGAGCGCGCGCTCGCCACGCTCTCCGAAGACCAGCGCGAGGTCCTGCGGTTGCGGGTGGTCGAGCATCGCCCATACGATGAGATCGGTGAGCTGCTTGGAGCAAGTGCCGGCGCCATCCGAATCCGCGTGTCCCGCGCGTTGCGCGACCTCGCGCGGACCCTCGACACGGTCGCCGCGTCCGAGAGCCTGCTGACGTGA
- a CDS encoding winged helix-turn-helix domain-containing protein, which produces MAAIAQKTLELAGGLMDPLRLRVLLALDDRPSTATQLSKALDAPYDKVNWAVKQLVKGGLVELKVVEPAASGMVMQKVYAARHRGWAALVPVLDAIVASRATEP; this is translated from the coding sequence ATGGCGGCGATCGCGCAGAAGACGCTGGAGCTCGCGGGCGGGCTGATGGACCCGCTCCGCCTGCGGGTCCTGCTCGCGCTCGACGACCGGCCGAGCACGGCGACGCAGCTGTCGAAGGCCCTCGACGCGCCCTACGACAAGGTCAACTGGGCGGTCAAGCAGCTCGTCAAGGGCGGGCTCGTGGAGCTGAAGGTCGTCGAGCCCGCGGCGAGCGGCATGGTCATGCAGAAGGTGTACGCGGCCCGGCACCGGGGCTGGGCTGCCCTGGTGCCGGTCCTCGACGCCATCGTGGCGAGTCGGGCGACCGAACCGTGA
- a CDS encoding alpha/beta fold hydrolase — MDERFAEVGNGITLCYETFGDPTAPPMVLIMGLGTQMVAWDTRFCEQLAADGFFVVRFDNRDTGRSTRVDGKPVPKLHEIALRRIARPAYKLSDMALDTVGLMDALEIERAHVVGVSMGGMIAQTVAARHPTRVRSLTSIMSNTGARFSGQPALKTYPVVLGSAPSDRDGFIERGIKTWTTIGSPGFERDDLELREMIALSFDRGASPAGTARQLGAIIASGDRRRELRAVQAPTLVIHGDADKLVAPSGGRATAKAIDGARLITIPGMGHDLPKDAWPQIIGAIAQHAHTADVATGDTPAVKAA; from the coding sequence ATGGACGAGCGCTTCGCCGAGGTCGGCAACGGCATCACCCTGTGCTACGAGACGTTCGGCGACCCCACCGCGCCGCCGATGGTGCTGATCATGGGCCTCGGGACGCAGATGGTCGCGTGGGACACGCGCTTCTGCGAGCAGCTCGCCGCCGACGGCTTCTTCGTCGTGCGCTTCGACAACCGCGACACCGGGCGCTCGACGCGCGTCGACGGCAAGCCGGTGCCCAAGCTCCACGAGATCGCGCTGCGCCGCATCGCGCGCCCGGCCTACAAGCTGAGCGACATGGCGCTCGACACCGTCGGGCTGATGGACGCGCTGGAGATCGAGCGCGCGCACGTCGTCGGCGTGTCGATGGGCGGCATGATCGCCCAGACCGTCGCCGCCCGGCACCCCACGCGCGTGCGGTCGCTGACGTCGATCATGTCCAACACGGGCGCGCGCTTCAGCGGCCAGCCGGCGCTGAAGACCTACCCGGTGGTGCTGGGGTCGGCGCCGAGCGACCGCGACGGCTTCATCGAGCGCGGCATCAAGACGTGGACCACGATCGGCTCCCCGGGCTTCGAGCGCGACGACCTCGAGCTGCGCGAGATGATCGCCCTGTCCTTCGACCGCGGCGCCTCGCCGGCCGGGACCGCCCGCCAGCTCGGCGCGATCATCGCCTCGGGCGACCGCCGCCGCGAGCTGCGCGCCGTGCAGGCGCCGACGCTCGTCATCCACGGCGACGCCGACAAGCTCGTCGCGCCCTCCGGCGGCCGCGCGACCGCGAAGGCGATCGACGGCGCCCGCCTCATCACCATCCCCGGGATGGGCCACGACCTGCCCAAGGACGCCTGGCCCCAGATCATCGGGGCCATCGCGCAGCACGCCCACACCGCCGACGTGGCGACCGGCGACACGCCGGCTGTCAAGGCGGCGTGA